In Thermoplasmata archaeon, the DNA window TCGATACCCTTACTGAACGCATGTGAGCGCTGTGGAGAGCCTACTGTCGGTAAGATCTGCAAAGCCTGCGAGTTGCTGGATTCTCTGAAAATATATCAATAACTAAACTCTTTCCATCCCAGTTTTCGGAGCAGCACGTCAGCTGCGGAGTTTATAACATCGTAAAGCTCAGAGACAGAGGGACAGTATGCCAGTTCTACGCTGCTCAGATCCTGTACTGTTGCCCTGCTCTTGATTGCCATGGCTATAACATTTATCTTATCTGCAGCGTTTTTACCAACTGCCTGCGCTCCAAGCAATCTTCCGTTTTTATCGCTTATTATTTTTAGTGTCAAGCTCTGCCCTCCAGCATAGTCTGGTTTATCAGTTCCCTTAACCCTGCCTGACATGACCTCAAATTTCAGTTTTGCACGTTCTTCTGATAGCCCTGTAGCTGCAATTTCCAGGTTTCCGAGCTCTGACACAAATGTGCCATATGCACCGTTATATGTAGCAGTACCGCCGGCAATATTTATTCCGGCCACTATTCCCTGTTTAGCTGCAGTAGTGGCAAGTTGCACGATCATGCTTCCTTCATCAACGGCATTTTTAGTTATTATCACATCCCCAGCCGCATAAATATAGGGGTCAGAAGTCTTCATTTTATCGTCCACTACCACAAAGTTCTTGAATATAGATACTTTATTTTTTAGCAGCTGGCTGTTTGGAGTTACGCCTGTTGCGAGAATAACCAGTTCTGCACTTTTTTTCTGGCCATTGACAACTATTGATTTTTGATCGAGCGCGATCTCTTCCACCTTGCTTTCTAAATAAACATCAATTCCATTATTTTTCAGATGCTCTTCCACAATCTGTGCCATATCCGGATCCAGTGCTCTTGGAAAACACTGTGCTAACATTTCGTAAACTGATACTTTGTATCCTCTTTTTTTCAGGGAAAACGCGATTTCCAGACCTATTGCCCCAGCACCGATTACTGCCACGTTTGACACAGTATTTGATCTCAGAAAATTCTCTATCTTTAATCCATCTTCTATAGTTTTCAGCACATATACCCCATTGTTCAGATGCTCAGTTATGTTTTTAATGGG includes these proteins:
- a CDS encoding FAD-dependent oxidoreductase, which produces MIVIVGLGTAAVYATRWITALNRDEEVTIIEAHSYESYSPCGLPLIIENHSDFELLKHPFPKTKRINILLEHQVIDVDTLNRTVKLKDLKNENVKSLNYDKLLFAPGADPMIPPIKNITEHLNNGVYVLKTIEDGLKIENFLRSNTVSNVAVIGAGAIGLEIAFSLKKRGYKVSVYEMLAQCFPRALDPDMAQIVEEHLKNNGIDVYLESKVEEIALDQKSIVVNGQKKSAELVILATGVTPNSQLLKNKVSIFKNFVVVDDKMKTSDPYIYAAGDVIITKNAVDEGSMIVQLATTAAKQGIVAGINIAGGTATYNGAYGTFVSELGNLEIAATGLSEERAKLKFEVMSGRVKGTDKPDYAGGQSLTLKIISDKNGRLLGAQAVGKNAADKINVIAMAIKSRATVQDLSSVELAYCPSVSELYDVINSAADVLLRKLGWKEFSY